The genomic segment GGCCTACAATCTGtttcatgtgtaaaaatgatgctGACACTGCCTGAAGAACGGAAGTGTCCACTACCTATACCACAAAtggctataataataatagtaactcctttttttgttttttgtttttttgtatttttgactCGTAGTTACAGAGGACACAGTCATGACAGGTCTGATGTACGATGCTTGACTTCTTGCCACCTGAGGAAACTCAAACTTTGACTCAAACGTaacttcaatttaaaataaaaaaagttattttaaattatatttttgtatatgtATTAGGTTGGAATGCACTGAAACGATTATGATAACCGTTCAACCGGTGGCAGATTCAGGCTTCTCGGTTGGTCAGGCTGCTTTACTTGCAGGTGAAAACGTGCGCAACAAGCGGGACCCGTGGCGCGTCTTGTTCAGCGCCAGCGGGGGGCCGTGACGCGCGCCACAGAGCTCACGTTTCAGTCTTTTCCGGGACCAAGACAGGACATTAAAGGCACAGAGACAATGTCTATTGTTGTTGTGGCGAAAGGTTAGTGCACTACACCAGCCCCACTGGTCAGCATTCGTGTGGGTGCCTGTGCCttcagtgtgcgtgtgtgtgtgtgtgtgtgtgtgagagagagagagcgtttAGATAGATGGATAAGGAGGCAGAGACTTAAAGTGAAACCTGGAGAGGCAAGGATcgccagccaatcagaaaccTCCCCAGGCGTTTAAAGGGGTGGTGGGCCGCCTCTCCGGCTTTAGGAGGGACTTAATTTACAACCTCCACACATTTTCACGTCTTGACCTCCCACAGACACTCGAACAGAGCAGAGCGTTTGGATGAGTAACACACGGATCTGTTCTCAGTGGcgtttttctgcttcttcttcttcttcttcttcttcttcttttttcctccttacGAGCTTTGCTGGAGGCTCCTCGCCCTCCCTCCCCCGCCGCACTTGTTGCGCAGAGACTGGATGCGCCGTTCAGTCATTGGAGAGGAGAGGCAGGGACGGACTGCAACAGGTGCACACAAAGTATCTTCTCCAAAAGGACCTGAGGTAGGGAGATTAACCTGCGCATCATTTGGCAACTTGTTGCTTGTTttggatgttgtttttctttgtgtgagtttaattaactgtttttttttcttgtacttTCTCAAGATAAAATAACCCTTTGAATGCTGATTTGAAGAACCTTTGGTCGTCTTAAGCCCTCGTTGCGCGCACAAAGCCGAGATGCCGGTCCTGACAAGCCCCGACATCGCTAATAAGTTTCAGGAGAAATGGATGGCGATTTACTCGGACGATCAGACCACCGGGTTTGACTCTGTCCCCCTTGACGACAGTCTCACTAGTCTCCACTGGCTCCAGAATTTCTCCATCCTTAGCGCAGATCCGGAGCGACCCAACGGCGCCGGACCGGGCTGTCCGTCCACGCAGCAGCACCTCTTTCTCAAGCGCCTCGGCTTCCCCAGAGGAGGCACTGATTCTCCATCCAGCCCGCCGGCCGGGGACACCGCCGCCACCGGGATGCCTCTGTATCTCGGGAGCCCCCTTACCTCCGGCAGCGACTCCACAGCTGCTCCGCGGTTCTCCAGTTGCGCACACCCCGCACCTGGCTTCCCACAGATCCCAATTCAGGCCAGTCCGCCAGCAGAGGTCGACTACAAAACCAACCCTAAAGTCAAACCTCCCTATTCTTACGCCTCCCTCATCTGCATGGCCATGCAAGCCAGCAAACAGCCCAAAGTGACTCTGTCCACAATCTATAACTGGATAACAGAGAATTTCTGCTACTACAGACATGCGGAGCCCAGCTGGCAGGTAACCGAGACCGGATAACTCTCATTCTATTATTGATGAGTCAGATAAATGGCGAGGTGAGGGAGGGAAGGGGGAGCAATTGACTCCAGTGTCGCTCTCAGACACCACAGCTTTAGACTGCAGGACAGGAGACAAGGCCTTTTATTAATCAGCAATAAACTGGAGTTATTAGATGTGCTGTAAGGTATTGGGGCATTTGAAGACCTGCAACCCTGTTTGatgacaagtgttttttttaatgcaagagTCTCAGAAATTTCCATCTTCCAAGAGAGTACTCATGCAGTTGTTTTATCTGAGGGGAATGGTGATGATGTGGAGAAAAGCGctctaatgtgtgtgtatgtgtgtgtgtgtgttaatgaggGCTCCTGAGAGAGATGGCAGCTAAGCACAGCTGATCATGTTTGAAATGCACAGAGCTGCCTGTTAGTAGAAAGCCTCATTAGGTGCATTTGCTTTCctatacaaacaacaacagtaccGCCCACGTCCTTCTTTAATTCTCTCTTCATGTCTCTCTTATAAAAAGGCAAACTGGCATTTTCACTTTTTGCATGACTAACTCAAATTTAGTCAAGGCCAATGGGAAAATCTTAAATAtcccttgttttgtttttgtcacagaaCTCCATTCGTCACAACCTGTCCCTCAACAAGTGTTTCAAGAAGGTCCCCCGACAGAAAGATGAGCCAGGGAAAGGAGGCTTCTGGCAGATTGATCCGCAGTATGCTGACATGTTTGTCAATGGTATCTTCAAACGCAGAAGGATATCTGCTAACCactacaacagcagcagcagcagcggcggtggtggcacacacagacagagcaagCTGCTTCAGGGTTGCCACAGCACCCAAAATGGCTGCCCCTACCAAGTGGTGGGTGGCAAACGGAAGCACCTGCcctctaaaaacaacaacaaggcgATGAGGGCGACTGAGTCTCCTCTTCTGGCAACGGAGCCCCACAAAGCCGACATCCTGAGGGGTGACTTTGACCTGGCGTCGGTGTTTGATGATGTTCTCAGCGGGAACTGTAGCACGTTTGAGGATTTGGACATCAACACGGCACTGAGCTCCCTGGGCTGTGAAATGGAGGTTCCCATGCAGGGGAGGCAGCACTCAGCCGGGGTTGGGAGGTGGTGTGGAGGAGGGGAACTCATGGGTCAGAGCCAGCACCTGAACCACCAACAGTCCTACGGTTACATGGACCTGAGCACAGCATCAATGGAGTTAACTATCAATATGGGAGAGCTCCATGTGccgcagcagcagccacagcatcTGGACCAGCATCAGCTGCTCCAGAGCCACCACCACCTGCAGCAGTACGACGAACCCTCCGCTTTGTTCCCGGAGCGGCTCGAGGAGGCCGTGCTGCAGCCCTGGGAGGAGATCAAGGAAGAGGCGCAGGCCATTCCTCTGACTTTGGACCAAGGCTTCGGCCTGTGTGAAGGCTTCTTCACGGAGATGCAGCCATGGGAACAAGTAGAGGCCTACCTGTGACCTCTAACCCCAAACCACACTGACTCCTAGTTATTTACACACAATGACCACACATATCTGAGAGCTGAGAGCACATTCCCCTCAAAAGGATAACCCCGGTGGCAGTTAGAGCGACAGCACAGCTCCATCCACATTTCCTCCAGTCATTCTGCAATACGCTGCatttgtagtttatttttttgtaacattTACTTGTCTCTGATGTTGttgaaatacaaatatgttGAACTCGATCTGCAAAGCCAGCTCTGAATAAAGTTCTTAAAGACGTCCTGGTGCAGACTCCTAGTCCTTCCTGGGGATGCCAGGTGATTGACAGGAAGCAGTGTGTAACACGATGCAGAGCTGTTATATCAGGCACAGTGAACTGACAATATAACAGAGTGAATCTGATCAACCAAATGAAAGGTTCATGCAGACGATGAGACCGGATGGcagcaaatggaaaatgttGACTCGGCTATGTGTGCACAAGACAGGACTTTCTGGAACTATAAGCTTAAATGTGAGGTGGTTGGTAATAAGAGAATGTGCGCGGATGAGTGCTGGACTGGACTGAAAGATGAAGCTATTTGtccacagaggcagaaaaaaagtgaagaaacCCAAATACCCTCCTACAAAGCACtctccacaaaaaaaaacaaaaaaagcactgtCAATATGAGACTGAGAGGACAACTCTATTTTGCTACATTAGCATTTAGCCTTTGTTTTTTACTAACCTGGTGAAATCAGCCATTCATCACGCGTCTGCTATgttgttaaaatgataaaagatGAAGCTATAAGAGCAGGACGGAGGCAAGAGAAGTTTAAATTCCTAGTGTGAAATTAGAAATCAGTCAATCCCGACTGTTATATAatcaattaaatatatataaaaagaggAGCAGATCTGAAACAGAGTCATGAAATGGAACATTATGCACTTTGATAGACAGCAGTTTTAGAAAAGCAGGGCAgcttttatttacctttttatttccGGATGTTTAGTTTTATGgtattaaaatgatgttttctgACGTTTACTGACCATCATACTGTAATTGTCCATATCaccacatttctttttcaacaaCAAGCTCCACCTTGGAATAAGTTTTGTTCGTTCACTTGTACTTTCCTTTGCAATTATATACAAAAGCGGACGTTTGTAAATTATATTTCGCCAAAATTTGTCGATAAAGAATATGCAGTCTGCTGGTGTTTCTCTGGTGATCAATAAGACAAGACCTaagttctgttttctgtcactaGGTGATGGATTTCCATTTGTCCTCATTGATTACTTTGGTgtatgtcttcttttttttgtatggTTTGTTTTCATGAATCTGAATTTCACattgtatattataataatagctGTTGGTTTGGGGGACAGATACATAAATTCAATTGTTAAAGGCCAGATTTTCTTACTGTATCATATTGATCAAGTTTGATATGAACTCATTAATCTtaacatgttattttcatttgtacttttttaaagctgtttcaAAATGCAATCATGCCTTGATGCAATAAATGGtgttaattaaagaaaagaaaacaataacacaaacgCGTGTCCTTGTTGTCGTGAAAGAGCACAGATTGAAACAACTGCAGGATTATTACTGATAGTGTGCAATCAGGAAATAAAATCTGAGTTTATCATTAATAACCACAGACAGGTCTGGACCTGCTTGGTGTTTATAAAATGATGATAAGCTGTGCAATATAATGTAAGCGGACACATGTCTATTTTAGCATATTTTTTGCTCCTTACCGCTACACAAATTGAAAATTTTGCAAGAACTAGTTAGCGGCCAGTCAACTAGATCAGTAGTGACCTGCTTGACCTTGCTTGTCAGGACCTAACATCCTTGCAGTAAAAACATTCTCTGTTTAGCACGCATATCGTTTACcatgtatttaatgtttgctAACTGCCTAAACAAATATTGCACCTTTCCCCAATTCAAATGTCATTAGCTTAGCaggtattttgtcttttgtgaaCCAAAACAGTAGACCAAGAGAAATTATGACCTGGTTATGGCTGAAAAGGCTTTCGCAGTGCAATCCATGCAGAGGAAGAAAGTTTGTAGCAGATTTCATCCATCAAATAATTGTCAAAATATTTCTCTTAGaaggtcaaatgtcaaattcatGATGACaacagaggaaaaggagaatgGACCATTTTAGTTGAGAGCTTCAGGCTTGAATTTGTTAAACAAGTGTCTAATCAAAAGTGCTCTTCAggaaattaaatacatttaaaccaTTTATTGAATCACAGGAAATTATAGAAGGACTCTTGTGTTACATATTCTATTATAAAATCACTAGACTGCAGAGTGTGAGTGTAAtgtagatttagattttaaattcataaaatctGTAGAGTCCAGTGGGAATATGTCCACATGGTGACCCTGCATCTCCCAGATCATTCTCCACAAACAAGACATGTCTTGTAGCTGCTAGAAAATATCCTCAAAACATACCAGCACATCTCATTTCAGCCTTCTGCAGGGTTTTAGTTGTGTGGCCtgtatgaaaatgtgattttccaCCTCAAATCTCTTTTTAATTGAAATTGTTGGAGGAATAGGGAGAAATGCGGCTTATCTTCGTCCGTTTGGTTTGCGGCTCCCAGCGGCAGCAGGTCATGTGTGGAGATCTCCGGGAATGGGTGGAATAACTCAGATTCCTTAAAACAGCAGGGACTACAGTGAGATCTGAGGCATGTGACCACTGACCACAGTGTATGGAGAAAATCACTCCATAGACTGGGTCATTTTAAACCTATTTCAGGCTTAGAGGTCACTTCTATttgcagagaaaatgtaaagGTTAAAGAAGAATCAGTGTCAGGACCAGTGTCGGGCTGAAGGGTAAAAAGGGATCCTCTGAAGTCAAATGTGTACGTGGGAGAAATTGTCACATTcgtttctgtttgtctgtgacGCTCTGCacacgtgtttgtgtgcagttaCATCACACGCCCGTAATGTTTGTGCTGGTCCACAGGTTTCTTTGTCTGCACTCACGATTGTGTGCACACTGCCCTCTGAGAGTTTGTGTACACGTGTGTGATCGTAGCCCTGTGGCGGCCCAGATAACACTATCTCCGTGGAGCCAGAGCCCCACGGCTCTATTCAGCGAGGTGGATGAGAGGACGGGACGGCTCAGCATGCGGACCTGCTCATAGAAGGAGGAACAAGCTGGGCTGTCACTGCAGCCTAACCTGGCTTATAATGCTTTATAACCCCCTCCTTGGTGCCCCTCTGGGAGGCTCTGCATCactctacgtgtgtgtgtgtatgtgtgtgtggtgtgttagCTTTGGAGAGAtacacagaggagggcaaaaagcaaaaaaaaggagacaaaaagagggtgtattctgtgttttattgccaTCATGGCACCCTCTGGACTGCTCCTGATTAGAGTCAGGCATGAACAGGGTCAACCAGCTTTGCCAAAGAAGCACCCCTCCCAGCTTGACATAGACAGAGGGTTCAACTCCCCATTTATTGGGGATAACCACCAAGCTATTCTTTAAAGGGAACAACAGATAGACACATGACGGGGGTCACTCGGTAATTTGATCCTTCACTGTGGCACAAAGCAAAAAGTGGCAGCAAGAGAACGCCCTAAGCCTGTTTTATAGCCCCTGAGGAACCCCTGAGCGCAAGTGATTACATGTACAGATAAGTGTTAGAGCACACTGCTGCATGGTACCAAGGaatcacacacatatatcaGGGCCGCACCATCAGTAAGAGTCACCTTCACCTCTCTGAACAGGCAGGAAATTGCTGTCCATCTCTGGTTTCCTAGCTCTCATCACATATTGATAAGGGAAAAGGGCTGTGATGATATTCAGTGGTCTTGCCATCATTTAATGCCTCTCCAGACTCGCTTTACACACAAGAGGAGGGGCTTAGACAGGAAACACACCTAAAGAGTCTTTCTAAAAGGCTGTTGTTTATGCATGAAATGCTAATGATGTTTCCATTTAGATTGCCTGTTCCATGTTTGAAAGGAACTGCGGATGGTAAATTAGAATAAAAGGACTCGAGTGCAGCGTGGTGAAGGGGCTTTCTTTCATTTATAGAGATTAGGGTTTACCTACTTGCATAAGTGGTCAAAGAGTGCATATGGCTATGTTTACATACAATAAAATCAGGATCATtgcaataaaactgaatgtttttggGGGAATAATCCCTCATCAAAGCGTTATTGGTGGAGATTTTGTCTAGAGGAGCTTTTATTCCTCCGAATGCGATGATGACTAATGAAGACTGGGTCTCCAATTTGCCACTGCACCATGAACCCACACAGAAACCCTCTagattttgttgctgttttgatGTGCTAATTGTATTTATTCAGGCCATGCAGTGCAGATAAATGCAGTGGGGAAAATGAGGACAAAGACaactgcacgcacacacacgcgcgcacacacacacacacacacacacacacacacacacacacacacacagctggcagTTATGATTATGTATAGAGGTTCTTTAAGGCCAAATAACCTTTATTCAGACTTACAAGAGTGCTCTGTGCTTACGTCATATTCGCTGTGTCTCATAGTCTTTGTCCTGCCATGTTTCTCTCTGCCTGATTCTCTAGCAGTTCTTCCCGGACATCTTGGAACTTACACTCAGGATCGGACATTAGCTGCAGGGTGCAACAACATCATAAACTATTTCCATTACATCTTTTGTGCATCCAAGTCCTCTGAGTGCTGTTCCCATGAGGGCTGCGACCTTGCCGTTTTTCTTGAATGCCACAGTGAACAGTTTTCTTGCTTCTCATTGTTACTACCACCTCTACTACTTATTAGTGAGGTTAACCTTGTGAAGAACATTTTCGGTACAGTATGAAGTACACTGCACATCTTCTCTGATCGCTTTACTCAGACAGAACGCTGGTTACTCCTGTGTGCCGCTGCTATGTGCTGGTGCCATGAACTGAATTTTAGATGATGATTCACATCCAGTCTGACACTTACGTTATGCCtatgtttacatgcagcatCAATATGATAGCACTGGCTACAGCCAGTCACTAGATCAGATTGCAAGACCAGGAAGTTTCTGTATTATACACATCACTTTATTATGATATTACAGATAAAAATGTGTGGTGCAGCATGACTTTCTGTCAACTTTTTCCATTGTTTTGTAAACTCTTTGGCTCTCCATTCCCAGGTCAGCATTGTCATTTCAGCTTGCAAATGGTCATCAGTGCCTATACTGTAAGTTCATCAAAGCGTAACGCCAGAATTGTGAATTGTGAATTGTGTTTGCAGGAATATGTTACAGTTTTGTTTCATAGCAAATGATGAAGAACATCTACATGCTTGCTTAGATTGACTGCTTATTATAATATGCTGTATGAAGCAGAAATAAAGCAACCTGTGAACATGTGTGAGTGTTCTTTtcacttgtgtatgtgtgcatgttggcATCCACCACTTGGTAATTGAAAGACATTCCTGCCCTGTGCCTTCGGTCTCTGTGGTCGCAGGGAGCGGCTGATTGTCCCCCTGGCAGTGAGGAGGAGctgcaacacatacacacagtggcaaacagcacagagacaatTATGCACACAGACCAAAGCCAGTCACAGATTACTCGGACTCACAGATACAACTGCAAAAACCCTCAACACTCTCATGCCCACACACAGAGGGGTAGCCAGAGGGCAGCGTGTCAGGAGGATGAGCATGGACGGGAGTGTGGAAAGCGAGCCAGGACAGCGCTGGAGCTCTGCCACTCGCACAGCGTCAATATTGGTGCCaaggagcagagcagaaaacaaGTCTGGACCAAGCTTCTCAATCTGGCCTGCTGCTCTGCTTGGTCCTCAGCCAGAAAACTCCTGGTTAGATCATATTTTAGCTCCAGAATTCACAAATCTCGGCAGATTCGAGCTTCAATGTGCAACGTTTTGTCCTGAGGCAGAAGGATGTTAGCGTTGTCCTACCTGAGATGGACAAGTTGCTCCACAGCTTATTGGTTGACTTCCATCTAATGCATTGCCATTTTTATGCTTCAGGTGTAATTTCTTGTGTTTTACACACGTAGCCACAATgattgtagatgtgtgtagtgttttttcctctgaaaCACAAAGCATCATCATTAACTAGCTACTCCACAATATTTCCATGCACACCCTGGAAAGAAGCAGCCCTGGTTGCAAAAACAATCTAGATGAGCTGTATGCTTGTATTTTACAAgttagaataaattaaaatgctaTTCACAGTGAGCCAGCAGTTAGACCTTGGATTCGGTGAAAGGTCTTTTTActatttcattattataatttcattatcattattatttgcATTGCATCTTCTTTTCTCACAAGGCCACTTAGGTGTTAAGAAAATACTGAGAAAAGCAAGGAGACATAATGAAAAGCAaggaaacacacaacacacctaTTAGATGCTAGACCTGCGCACATTTACTGCATCTATCTGCAGATGCGTATGTTCGTCTGAGTATGTGGATCCATCCGTGCTTGTGTATCTTTGACAGCAGTACAAGTCTGTGCAGGTGTCCCTGTGTCCTTCCACCTCCGCATTCTGTCTGGGGCCTCTTAAAGTCACTACAGTGCCTCCACTATTCCCCCGtccaggcacacacacacacacacacacacacacacacacacacacacacacacacacacacacacactgttctatGGCTGCACACTGTTGAGAACTCTTACTTGATTAGCTGCGATTTGCTTTGTGAAGCAGTGGAGCATTTGGCTCACCGGGGGAGctgtacacacacgcacacacacacacacacacacactttcctccgGGGTTCAGAGACAAAATGcacacaaggacacaaacaGGATACATGCACGTAAATAGGTTTCGAACACAGCTCTTCCATAAGATTACCCCAGCCTCGCCTCCTTCCTTCATCTGCTCACTGAAGCACTGAACACATCTGATGGCAGAAACATACAAGACGGGCTCTCAACTCACATCACACAGCTGACGAGAGCATCACAATCGCACAAATGGAGGCCGAATATTCGACTCCAAATATGTGACCCAGCACGTGAGAGTCACGGCCTTTAGTGTAAACAGTCTTTAATGGTGACTCATTGCTGTCTGTTTACTGGCCATGACCTCACTCAAGTCTTCTCACCTCTGATTACATAAGGATGACTGCGGAGCGACACCCTATCTACCAGGCCTTAGTTGCACTAACCACCAACTGTTCAATAATGAATGTGGGATCAATGCGTTGGTGAGGGTGCGTGTCTTtgtgaggtgtgtgtgaaaaagatgcGACACAAACAGCGGCTGTCATTGTGTCGGTGTCGTGCTCCCTCCAACCTTTGTCATCTGTGTTGATTCATTACGGAAGATGACACAAGTCTGAGCACTGATATTCTACATCACAGCTACGGCGGCAGACAGGTGGAAGCTCCCTCATCTCTGCTTGGAGCTTGCAGCTCTGGGCTATAGTAGCGACCAGCAGCACAAAACATCCTGATCTCCCAGCTGATCAGCTGGAAGTTCAATTTCACTGTGACCAATGGAGGCACATCAAGCctgatcattttttaaaactgctCGTTGTGACTCCGAACGAATGAAATTTCGAATTCATCTCAATTTTCCAGTTTCACACATTGAAGCAGGGTTCACGATCGATGATTTGCTGATCACGTTCAAGCTTGAGATTCATACACAGGGGGGGAAATGTATGGCACAAATCCCTTTTTCAACAGGTTAGCAGCTCTCACTTCTATGTGTGCTGTAAAACAATTCTTACTATGCTTCAGGACCAACTCAAAAATAAGTGGGGTCTGAATAACTGCAGCAACTATCTCCTTCCCTTTCTACTCATACTTTGTACCAAACTGCGTAGGCCTGTCTTAGAATAATTACCAGCTAGAAATCAGCTATTGTTAAGATTTTAGGAAAGGTTCCAGAAAATGAGATGGGAAAACGGGGGCACTGCCAACATCTTATCTAGTTGGATGTTTATTAGCATTTCTCTCCGTTAATTCCCATCGCTCATCCATCTCTCCTGCAATGACAAGCACAAATGTCTCTTGCcgtgtccctctctctctattcttGTTCTCCTGTCTCTGGCCCGCACCCCTCCCCTCTCCACCCTCGACCACAAGGGGTTAATTAAAACTGATTGGGTCCGCTGAGAACACACCTGCCTCTGACAGGTAAGGTATCGGGCTCATGTGAGccgtgtgtatttgtgcatgtgtgtgactctgtgcGGATATGTGCTTAGCACACCGGTCTGTTAGCACATCATGTGCTCTGTTGCTCTGCTTTAAAGCAGTCCCATTAGAACATGATGATAGCTATCAGTGTGTCTATTGGTTTATACACGTGCATTCGTGGATTCACTCTGCATTTGCATGTGATTTGTGTCGGCAGATACCTATGCATTTCATTTGTGCGTGTCCCTTCTTTTCAGGAGCCACTTAAGGATCGCACGCTTGATGGCTGATTAGACTCTGCTCACTGGAACCAATCGCTGCTTTGCTTTGACTTCACGCCTGTCCGCCTGTCGGTCATGCAGAGGAAGGAGATGTACACACAGTCTAAACCTCACATAATGACATTCTTCATTGTCATTGAGCTAAAACACAAAGCACTGACCATCATCACTTAAAGTGTCATTACAGTTCACACTGGGAGAACACAAGGCTGCACACATCCACGTAAACAGCCAAACGCGTGAACGAAGCGGTGATAAAAACATGATGGCGAACATTAAGGCTGTCATTGTAcgtatttgtgtgcatgtgtgtgagtgtgcatatTTTTGGCATGtgaggtgtttgtgtgcaggagCAAGAGCCAGTGTTGTATAACAGCAGCTGGCAGGGGAGAAGCCTtggtgcgcacacacacacacacgcacactgacGGAGCTCCCGCTGCTAAGTTGGCAAGTAGAACAGTCAAATTAGCCACTGGAGAACAAAGCGATCCAAGACCACCACTGGGAAAaggtgaaggaaaaaaaaaaataaaagaaagaagagaaagagatagtGGAACTGAGAGGGAGAGGTGAAGGAAGAGCAGCACGGAcatgacagacaggcagagttTAAATGAGTCAAAAATaagagaggaagcagaagtaatagagagagagagagagagaggcaggtgCTGGAAGCAAAATGAACTGGTACTAGTGTTCGAACACCACTTTGTCTTGGGACATGATTATGTAATCTTCAAGTTAGGTTATTTTGtgttacagtacagttttaCATTAACAACTGCAATAGAAGCACTCCACCACACGGTGCTCTATATTTCGAGGCCATCATGAATGTTTGCGTCGACATTTAATCATCACATTTCGAGTCAAATGAGGCAATGAGCTGAAAGCTACAGTGCAAATATAGAAAAGTTGTTAGAAACTTAAAGTGGTGAAACAAGGTCAGTAAATGTGGACGGAATCCGATTTCactatttttttctaaaatgactTCATCTACGTTTCATCAACTTACATAACCCGCCTGTCATTGTGTGCCGAGCTTGTTCTCTTTAAGGCCTTGACCGTTTTCACACAGGTTGAAGAGTCGGACAATGGAGCCACACTGGATTCATCCTTCAGCTTTCAACGTGGAGCTGTACTCTCTCTACAAGGTCCTCTCGTATTTTGTTCTTCCATTACTTGTGTAACTGCTGTAGTTTGTCATTTGGATGTAATTCATGACcattttaatgagttttatgtaaataaaaatgtactaaagcATTGTTGTGGTGccagtcttttttatttgtcttaaaccatttaataaaaagtgtttttgtgaccACAGGGAGGTCATTTTTAGTACTGTGAGTGAGTTGaaaaagtgcatttttattAAGATGCATGagaatgttttaatttcattattaacTGGGAACATCCACCCAGCAAGCATCTTAGTATTACACCCATGGGAAgcaagagaaacagacagaagactgactgactgctttAAGTGTTCAACCGCGCACGCAGGGCTTTGA from the Anabas testudineus chromosome 19, fAnaTes1.2, whole genome shotgun sequence genome contains:
- the foxj1b gene encoding forkhead box protein J1-B yields the protein MPVLTSPDIANKFQEKWMAIYSDDQTTGFDSVPLDDSLTSLHWLQNFSILSADPERPNGAGPGCPSTQQHLFLKRLGFPRGGTDSPSSPPAGDTAATGMPLYLGSPLTSGSDSTAAPRFSSCAHPAPGFPQIPIQASPPAEVDYKTNPKVKPPYSYASLICMAMQASKQPKVTLSTIYNWITENFCYYRHAEPSWQNSIRHNLSLNKCFKKVPRQKDEPGKGGFWQIDPQYADMFVNGIFKRRRISANHYNSSSSSGGGGTHRQSKLLQGCHSTQNGCPYQVVGGKRKHLPSKNNNKAMRATESPLLATEPHKADILRGDFDLASVFDDVLSGNCSTFEDLDINTALSSLGCEMEVPMQGRQHSAGVGRWCGGGELMGQSQHLNHQQSYGYMDLSTASMELTINMGELHVPQQQPQHLDQHQLLQSHHHLQQYDEPSALFPERLEEAVLQPWEEIKEEAQAIPLTLDQGFGLCEGFFTEMQPWEQVEAYL